A portion of the Sabethes cyaneus chromosome 3, idSabCyanKW18_F2, whole genome shotgun sequence genome contains these proteins:
- the LOC128742626 gene encoding probable methylcrotonoyl-CoA carboxylase beta chain, mitochondrial, translating to MLSKSRFLVPGWSPFRLIRALHISEANVLTTDVNRQSAEYKENHSQMSDLVNELKSITDQVLSGGGPEAIKRHTSKGKLLARDRINRLVDPGSPFLELSTLAGYEMYGKDVVNSAGIVTGVGRIQGVDCVVVANDATVKGGTYYPVTVKKHLRAQEIAQENNLPCVYLVDSGGANLPRQADVFPDKMHFGRIFYNQANMSAAGIPQIAVVMGSCTAGGAYVPAMADESIIVKKQGTIFLAGPPLVKAATGEVVSAEDLGGADLHCRTSGVTDHYAVDDEHALYLARQVVQNLNRPSGYDENAGYSSKAMMNHDGLSFLPEAEAPRYDASELYGIVGSNLTKSFDVREVIARIFDGSRFTEFKKFYGEMIVCGFARLYGQLVGVVGNNGVLFSESALKGAHFIQLCAQKKIPLIFLQNITGFMVGRDAEAGGIAKNGAKMVTAVACANVPKLTLIIGGSYGAGNYGMCGRAYSPRFLYMWPNSRISVMGGSQAAGVLAQITEEQYKRSGKEWTTAVGDKIKAPIIQQFEAEGSPYYSTARLWDDGIIDPVDTRKVLGLSLHAALNKPIAETKFGVFRM from the exons ATGCTCTCGAAATCACGTTTTCTCGTACCGGGATGGTCACCGTTCCGGTTGATACGGGCACTACACATTTCCGAAGCAAACGTGCTGACCACCGACGTAAATCGACAGTCTGCAGAGTACAAG GAAAACCACTCGCAAATGAGCGATCTCGTCAACGAGCTTAAGTCTATTACCGACCAAGTGCTAAGCGGAGGCGGGCCAGAGGCAATTAAACGGCATACCAGCAAAGGGAAACTATTGGCCCGGGATCGTATAAATAGACTGGTAGACCCTGGTTCTCCGTTTTTGGAGCTAAGCACCCTAGCCGGCTATGAAATGTATGGAAAGGACGTTGTTAATTCGGCAGGGATCGTCACCGGTGTTGGACGTATTCAGGGGGTTGATTGCGTTGTCGTGGCTAACGATGCCACCGTGAAAGGTGGAACGTATTACCCGGTCACAGTTAAAAAGCACCTCCGAGCCCAGGAAATCGCCCAAGAAAATAATCTTCCTTGTGTCTATCTGGTCGATTCCGGTGGTGCCAATCTGCCACGGCAAGCGGATGTCTTTCCGGATAAAATGCATTTCGGGCGTATTTTCTACAACCAAGCCAACATGTCAGCGGCTGGAATCCCGCAAATAGCCGTTGTGATGGGCTCGTGTACTGCCGGCGGCGCTTACGTACCGGCAATGGCCGACGAAAGCATAATCGTTAAGAAGCAAGGTACAATTTTCCTAGCGGGACCACCTTTAGTGAAAGCGGCCACCGGAGAAGTCGTGTCAGCGGAGGACTTGGGTGGAGCAGATTTGCACTGTCGAACGTCGGGTGTTACGGACCACTACGCTGTGGACGATGAGCATGCGCTCTATCTGGCCAGACAAGTCGTTCAGAATTTGAACCGACCGAGTGGATATGACGAGAATGCTGGATATTCTTCGAAAGCAATG ATGAATCATGATGGATTAAGTTTTCTGCCGGAGGCAGAAGCTCCCCGCTATGATGCCAGCGAGTTGTACGGAATCGTTGGGTCAAATTTAACTAAATCTTTTGACGTACGCGAAGTAATTGCTCGCATCTTTGACGGCAGCCGATTTACGgaatttaaaaaattctacgGAGAAATGATCGTGTGTGGTTTCGCACGGCTTTACGGTCAGCTGGTCGGAGTGGTCGGTAACAATGGAGTGTTATTTTCGGAAAGTGCCCTCAAGGGAGCGCACTTCATTCAACTGTGCGCACAGAAGAAAATTCCGCTGATTTTCCTGCAGAACATTACCGGCTTCATGGTGGGTCGTGACGCCGAAGCCGGAGGAATAGCCAAGAACGGTGCGAAAATGGTCACGGCAGTGGCGTGTGCCAATGTTCCCAAGCTAACACTGATAATCGGTGGATCGTATGGGGCTGGCAATTACGGCATGTGCGGTCGAGCCTATTCGCCACGATTTTTGTACATGTGGCCAAATAGTCGCATTTCGGTTATGGGTGGCTCGCAGGCAGCCGGCGTCCTAGCGCAAATCACTGAAGAACAATACAAGAGGTCCGGAAAAGAATGGACAACTGCCGTTGGAGATAAGATCAAAGCTCCGATAATCCAGCAGTTCGAGGCGGAAGGTTCTCCCTACTACAGTACCGCTCGGCTGTGGGATGACGGTATCATCGATCCGGTTGATACCAGGAAAGTGCTTGGTTTGAGTTTGCATGCCGCACTCAATAAGCCGATCGCTGAGACCAAATTTGGTGTGTTCCGTATGTAA